A single genomic interval of Spirosoma linguale DSM 74 harbors:
- a CDS encoding alkylhydroperoxidase like protein, AhpD family (TIGRFAM: alkylhydroperoxidase like protein, AhpD family~PFAM: Carboxymuconolactone decarboxylase~KEGG: pol:Bpro_0515 alkylhydroperoxidase AhpD core), which produces MLHVTVPTRDQVSPQSQAAFDGLQKMLGFVPNLYATIAHSENGLPRYLAFQGAKTSLSNKEKEVVNLVVSEVNGCNYCLSAHTAIAKMNGFSDDDILHLRAGHSANPKINALVVLAKDITENKGRVSSENLDTFYAAGYTQGNLVDVILQVSDKTAMNYLHNLTEVPIDFPLAPALTEA; this is translated from the coding sequence ATGTTACACGTTACAGTACCTACCCGAGATCAGGTATCTCCTCAATCGCAGGCCGCTTTCGATGGCCTCCAAAAGATGCTGGGCTTTGTGCCCAATCTGTACGCGACCATTGCTCATTCAGAAAATGGTTTACCGAGATACCTGGCTTTTCAGGGGGCAAAAACGTCGCTGTCGAATAAGGAAAAAGAGGTTGTTAATTTAGTAGTGAGCGAGGTCAATGGCTGTAATTACTGCCTGAGTGCCCATACGGCTATTGCTAAAATGAATGGCTTTTCGGACGACGACATCCTGCATTTACGGGCTGGTCACAGCGCAAATCCTAAAATCAATGCGCTGGTCGTACTGGCTAAAGACATTACAGAGAACAAAGGCCGTGTGTCGTCCGAAAACCTCGATACTTTCTATGCCGCAGGCTATACCCAGGGAAATCTGGTCGATGTGATTCTACAGGTTAGTGATAAAACGGCCATGAACTACCTGCACAACTTAACGGAAGTTCCCATCGACTTTCCGCTGGCCCCCGCTTTAACCGAAGCCTGA
- a CDS encoding transcriptional regulator, TetR family (PFAM: regulatory protein TetR~KEGG: rme:Rmet_4887 transcriptional regulator, TetR family), translated as MKTNTASKAETPAVRQRILDTAARLFHRQGYNSTGINQLIEEAGVAKASLYQHFKTKDDILKAYLMETSQAWFEQVDKTIQGQYTTKEKVLALFDMLGDFATSVDFRGCNFQNALVELDINETDTRQFIQGHKSRMGQVFADLLSSAEPDVANEVTLLFEGALITSQLFHNLEPIKTARRIVERIL; from the coding sequence ATGAAGACTAATACTGCATCAAAAGCCGAAACACCAGCCGTACGCCAGCGAATTCTCGACACGGCTGCGCGGTTGTTTCATCGGCAAGGTTATAACTCAACGGGTATCAATCAACTCATTGAGGAGGCCGGTGTGGCGAAAGCGAGTCTTTATCAGCATTTCAAAACCAAAGATGATATTTTGAAAGCGTATTTGATGGAAACCAGTCAGGCCTGGTTCGAACAGGTTGATAAGACTATTCAAGGTCAGTATACGACGAAAGAGAAAGTACTGGCCCTGTTCGATATGCTGGGCGATTTTGCCACGAGTGTTGATTTTCGGGGGTGTAATTTCCAGAACGCCCTTGTTGAACTTGACATTAATGAGACGGACACCCGGCAATTTATCCAGGGCCACAAATCCCGAATGGGTCAAGTATTCGCTGACTTACTCTCGTCGGCCGAACCTGATGTAGCCAATGAAGTGACCTTACTCTTTGAAGGAGCCTTGATTACCAGTCAGTTGTTTCATAATCTAGAGCCAATCAAAACGGCCCGACGTATCGTGGAGCGAATACTCTAA
- a CDS encoding amino acid permease-associated region (PFAM: amino acid permease-associated region~KEGG: mca:MCA0718 amino acid permease family protein) codes for MSDNLPNSLSPADVANEPTEFKRSLSLLDSTLIVSGSMIGSGVFIVTADMARNLGSSGWLLMLWVLTGVLTVAAALSYGELAGMMPKAGGQYIYIQRAYGHLTGFVYGWTVFTVIQTGTIAAVAVAFTKYTAVFVPALGPDNVLLALGPIKVTLGSLFAISSLVLLTWLNSQGVQSGKLIQNVFTSAKLIALLGLIIIGITIGLSTGLLSTNLTNAWAASTVTATGEVLPLAGIALVLAFGTSMIGSLFSADAWNNVTFIAGEIKNPRRNIPLALFFGTLIVTTIYFLANVSYLSLLPLKGLPTATDIVGRGIQFADADRVATAAVETVFGNVAVAIMAVLIMVSTFGCNNGLILAGARLYYAMAKDGLFIKQASHLNKNAVPGRALWLQCIWASLLCLSGRYGDLLDYCTFASLLFYVVTITGLFRLRRTEPDAERPYRAFGYPLVPALYIVAGLTICGILLYTKTFNTGMGLLIAGLGIPVYFFTKRS; via the coding sequence ATGTCTGACAACCTACCGAACTCCCTTTCCCCGGCCGATGTGGCCAACGAGCCGACAGAATTCAAACGGTCGCTAAGCCTGCTCGACTCTACGCTGATCGTATCCGGCTCCATGATTGGTTCCGGCGTATTCATCGTCACCGCCGATATGGCCCGTAACCTGGGGTCGTCGGGTTGGCTTCTCATGCTCTGGGTACTGACGGGCGTACTAACCGTGGCCGCGGCCCTGAGTTATGGCGAACTGGCGGGTATGATGCCCAAAGCAGGCGGACAATACATTTACATTCAACGTGCCTACGGTCACCTGACCGGTTTTGTGTATGGCTGGACGGTGTTCACCGTTATTCAGACCGGTACCATTGCGGCCGTGGCGGTGGCGTTTACTAAATACACCGCCGTGTTTGTGCCCGCCCTCGGCCCCGATAACGTCTTGCTGGCGCTTGGGCCGATAAAAGTCACGCTGGGTTCCCTGTTTGCCATTTCCAGTCTGGTCCTGCTGACCTGGCTCAATAGCCAGGGGGTACAGAGCGGCAAACTGATCCAGAATGTGTTCACCTCGGCCAAGCTGATTGCGCTGCTTGGGCTGATTATCATTGGCATTACGATTGGCCTGAGTACGGGTCTGCTGTCGACCAACCTGACCAACGCCTGGGCGGCCAGTACCGTTACGGCTACGGGCGAGGTGCTGCCGCTGGCGGGTATTGCGCTGGTGCTGGCGTTCGGTACGTCGATGATCGGGTCGCTGTTTTCGGCCGATGCCTGGAACAACGTCACCTTTATTGCGGGTGAAATCAAGAACCCCCGCCGGAACATTCCGCTGGCGCTGTTCTTCGGAACGCTCATCGTCACGACGATTTACTTCCTGGCCAACGTCTCGTACTTATCGCTGCTACCGCTGAAAGGCTTACCAACGGCTACGGATATTGTGGGGCGTGGTATTCAGTTTGCCGATGCCGACCGCGTGGCTACAGCCGCCGTCGAAACGGTATTTGGTAATGTGGCCGTGGCCATTATGGCAGTGCTGATTATGGTCTCCACCTTTGGTTGTAACAACGGGCTGATTCTGGCCGGAGCGCGGCTGTACTACGCTATGGCGAAAGACGGCCTGTTCATCAAACAGGCCTCGCACCTGAACAAAAACGCGGTGCCGGGTCGGGCCTTGTGGCTGCAATGCATCTGGGCCTCGCTGCTGTGCCTGTCGGGCCGATACGGCGACCTGCTCGATTACTGCACCTTTGCCTCGCTGCTGTTCTATGTTGTCACCATCACCGGCCTGTTTCGGCTGCGCCGGACGGAGCCGGATGCGGAGCGGCCTTACCGGGCTTTCGGGTATCCGCTGGTACCGGCCTTATACATCGTGGCGGGCCTGACCATCTGCGGGATTCTGCTTTATACCAAAACCTTCAATACGGGTATGGGCCTGCTCATTGCCGGGCTGGGCATTCCGGTTTACTTCTTTACGAAGCGGAGTTAG
- a CDS encoding protein of unknown function DUF218 (PFAM: protein of unknown function DUF218~KEGG: smt:Smal_1483 protein of unknown function DUF218) translates to MKKYLSILLLLSAPSLLAQSLGGFQPGYKLLSSGNRVADKNYYLLTVIRQTPAVWQLLQQEPGLQTIGRQRAELIKAHAQDTCRTPVSLVGGFRWSPADSLQILTVIQSLYSRNKPVFDKLINEQLRPSGCYQRFVNLPNGEFLARAWGQYVLGINYTIDQFGLGKKMRYPRIDSANYPVNGRYYRTVLKDMFAYLAEQADTMAVFYQPSLAVAMQLMDVNDRDEPARHEPMERRDNQKAFVQVKSTPWTKYTYAAIVVPGNGPELATTPLSPLNKMRLDMVVSRYRKRWAPFIILSGGYCYPFRGPYGEAIEMKNYLMQKHGIPESAILIDPHARHTTTNFRNANRLMIRYGFPTDKVCVFISTQSQTNSVASAAFDDRNRRELSYLPYRDKKRISPHDIEFYPTLESLHMDPYDPLDP, encoded by the coding sequence ATGAAAAAATACTTATCTATTTTACTACTCCTGTCGGCTCCGTCATTACTGGCTCAGTCTCTAGGGGGCTTTCAGCCGGGGTATAAATTGCTGAGTTCGGGCAATCGGGTGGCGGATAAGAATTATTATCTGCTCACCGTTATCCGGCAAACACCCGCCGTTTGGCAGCTGCTTCAACAGGAACCGGGGCTGCAAACGATAGGCAGGCAGCGAGCCGAACTGATCAAAGCCCACGCGCAGGACACCTGCCGAACACCGGTGTCGCTGGTCGGTGGTTTTCGCTGGTCACCGGCTGATTCGCTGCAGATACTGACCGTCATTCAATCGCTGTATTCGCGGAACAAACCCGTCTTCGATAAGCTCATCAATGAACAATTGCGCCCATCGGGCTGCTACCAGCGGTTTGTTAATCTGCCGAACGGCGAGTTTCTGGCGCGGGCCTGGGGCCAGTATGTGCTGGGCATCAACTACACCATCGACCAGTTCGGCCTTGGGAAGAAGATGCGCTATCCCCGCATCGACTCGGCCAACTACCCCGTCAATGGTCGCTATTACCGAACGGTTCTGAAAGATATGTTTGCGTATCTGGCCGAACAAGCCGACACGATGGCGGTCTTTTACCAACCTTCGCTGGCGGTTGCCATGCAGTTAATGGACGTCAACGACCGCGACGAGCCCGCCCGGCATGAACCTATGGAGCGACGGGACAACCAGAAAGCGTTTGTCCAGGTGAAGTCGACACCCTGGACGAAGTACACCTACGCAGCCATCGTTGTACCCGGCAATGGCCCTGAACTGGCGACGACGCCCCTCAGCCCCCTGAATAAAATGCGGCTGGATATGGTAGTCAGCCGTTACCGAAAACGCTGGGCACCGTTCATTATCCTGAGTGGAGGCTACTGTTATCCGTTCCGGGGACCATACGGCGAAGCGATCGAGATGAAGAACTACCTGATGCAGAAACACGGCATTCCGGAATCCGCCATCCTCATCGACCCGCACGCCAGGCATACGACGACAAACTTCCGCAATGCCAACCGGCTCATGATTCGCTACGGCTTTCCTACGGATAAAGTTTGTGTGTTCATTTCGACCCAAAGCCAGACGAACTCCGTCGCCAGTGCGGCATTCGACGACCGGAATCGGCGCGAACTGAGCTACTTACCCTACCGCGACAAGAAACGCATTTCGCCCCATGACATCGAGTTTTACCCAACCCTGGAAAGCCTGCACATGGACCCCTATGACCCACTAGACCCGTAG
- a CDS encoding pyridoxamine 5'-phosphate oxidase-related FMN- binding protein (PFAM: pyridoxamine 5'-phosphate oxidase-related FMN- binding~KEGG: azc:AZC_1334 putative pyridoxine 5`-phosphate oxidase protein), translating into MARNYASLAFTEPVKAVQERYGSRQTYERVEQHTSFAGLTATEIDFIAHRDSFYIASYGENDFPYIQHRGGPRGFLKAIDDTTLGFVDFRGNRQYVSVGNILTHPNVSLILIDYAHQARLKLYAKAEVVELADRPDLFRLLDPADYKHTPERMLLLHVEAFDWNCPQHITPRYTLEEINGLLATQRARITQLEEELKRLQGTEIRR; encoded by the coding sequence ATGGCACGCAACTACGCATCATTGGCATTTACGGAGCCGGTCAAAGCCGTACAGGAACGCTATGGCAGTCGACAAACCTACGAGCGCGTTGAGCAGCATACCAGTTTTGCGGGCTTGACAGCTACTGAAATCGACTTTATTGCTCATCGGGATAGCTTTTACATAGCCAGTTATGGTGAAAATGACTTCCCTTACATTCAGCACCGGGGCGGACCCAGGGGTTTTTTGAAAGCAATTGACGACACAACACTCGGCTTTGTTGACTTCCGTGGGAACAGACAGTATGTTTCCGTCGGTAACATACTTACGCACCCGAACGTCTCGCTGATTCTGATCGACTACGCCCATCAGGCCCGCCTGAAACTGTATGCCAAAGCCGAAGTTGTCGAGTTGGCTGATCGCCCGGATCTGTTCCGTCTCCTGGACCCTGCTGATTACAAACACACCCCCGAACGGATGCTGTTGCTCCACGTAGAAGCGTTTGACTGGAATTGTCCACAACACATCACTCCGCGCTACACGCTGGAGGAAATCAACGGATTGCTTGCCACCCAACGCGCTCGCATTACTCAACTGGAGGAAGAACTAAAGCGGTTGCAGGGTACAGAAATCAGGCGATAA
- a CDS encoding PilT protein domain protein (PFAM: PilT protein domain protein~KEGG: eba:ebA3774 nucleic acid-binding protein), which produces MGKHYILDANAVIDYVGDRLPESAALAMDNLINDNLTTSIVVKIEVLGFDGDPNEMKRLNDFLALSTILYVDDAVANKTIDLRKTHKKLKLGDALIAATALVHGFTILTRNTKDFHLITGLDCVNPHGL; this is translated from the coding sequence ATGGGAAAACACTATATCCTAGATGCAAATGCTGTTATTGACTACGTAGGGGATAGACTTCCTGAATCAGCAGCTTTGGCAATGGACAATCTCATCAACGATAATCTCACGACATCTATCGTTGTTAAAATTGAAGTTTTAGGTTTCGATGGTGATCCTAACGAGATGAAAAGGCTGAACGATTTTTTGGCATTATCAACTATTCTTTATGTAGACGATGCCGTTGCCAATAAAACAATTGACCTACGAAAGACACACAAAAAGCTTAAACTGGGTGACGCCCTGATCGCTGCAACAGCCCTTGTTCATGGCTTTACTATCTTAACCCGCAATACGAAAGATTTTCACCTTATCACCGGCTTGGACTGTGTAAACCCACATGGGTTATAG
- a CDS encoding Beta-N-acetylhexosaminidase (PFAM: Glycoside hydrolase, family 20, catalytic core~KEGG: sde:Sde_3037 glycosyl hydrolase): MLFRFVIIAVFCLHTHTTFAQLTNRFAIIPQPVQLEAGTSQFTLDSATTITVPAGQPDLNAIADTLANWLNRTTGAAIVVQTAPNPTVKTIQFLPITDAALGEEGYRINITEKRVTLEAVNPRGFFYAVQTLYQLLPPGALDIGGNKNPVPNALATLPACRIQDRPRYRYRGMHLDVSRHFFSVEYIKKYLDLMALHKFNSFHWHLTDDQGWRIEIKKYPKLTQVGAQRRETIVGHYDDSDPQVFDGKPYGGYYTQNDIREVVRYAATKYINVVPEIELPGHALAALASYPELGCSPIGLDGRPYQVATKWGVFEDVFCPTEKTFSFLEDVLTEVMSLFPGKYIHIGGDECPKAAWRKSAFCQRLIKQKGLKNEFGLQRYFVNRIDKLVTAKGRRIIGWDEILEGNGTSLRLSPNATVMSWRGTKYGLEAARKQHDVIMTPGQYCYFDHFQGDPATQPTGFGGSLPLSMVYSYNPTPASLSPADAAHILGVQANLWTEYIDTPDQADYMLWPRAAALAEIAWSPLEQKNYEDFSRRLVTHFDRLAALDVNVARTFFDARPSARPTADGKLLVTVSPSNESLVVPAPVIRYTLDGSIPSGESPRYEQPLVIDTSTTVRVATFADRRPLSELANVQSEYIVSKATGKSYTLLYAPTTGRPDRNFSLTDGTTGSMGGYEVAGVVSFVNDFGAVLDLGQSQSVNSVRVGFLKYTARNICLPKEVEIAVSDDGATFTPVLTTKTNATEGGKRGIVRLPFDFAAVTARYVRIIARNVRQVPSGLRNPGKTAQLAVDEIEVF; encoded by the coding sequence ATGCTGTTCCGCTTTGTTATTATTGCCGTTTTCTGTCTACATACCCATACTACGTTTGCTCAGTTAACGAATCGTTTTGCCATCATTCCTCAACCGGTTCAGCTCGAAGCGGGTACCAGTCAGTTTACCCTCGACAGCGCTACAACGATTACCGTACCCGCCGGGCAACCCGACCTGAACGCCATTGCCGATACCCTGGCCAACTGGCTGAACCGCACCACCGGAGCAGCGATTGTCGTTCAAACCGCCCCCAATCCAACAGTAAAGACAATCCAGTTTCTGCCCATAACCGATGCTGCACTTGGGGAAGAAGGCTATCGTATCAATATAACCGAGAAACGGGTAACGCTCGAAGCGGTCAACCCGCGCGGCTTTTTCTACGCTGTCCAGACGCTTTACCAACTTCTGCCGCCTGGCGCGCTGGACATTGGTGGGAACAAGAACCCTGTGCCTAATGCTCTTGCCACCCTGCCCGCCTGCCGGATTCAGGACCGCCCACGTTACCGTTACCGGGGGATGCACCTCGACGTGAGTCGGCATTTCTTTTCGGTGGAGTACATCAAAAAGTACCTCGACCTGATGGCCCTGCATAAGTTTAATAGTTTTCACTGGCACCTGACCGACGACCAGGGGTGGCGCATCGAGATAAAAAAATACCCTAAACTGACGCAGGTTGGGGCGCAACGGCGCGAAACCATTGTTGGGCATTACGACGACTCCGACCCGCAGGTGTTCGATGGAAAACCGTACGGCGGCTATTACACCCAGAACGACATCAGGGAAGTGGTACGTTATGCAGCCACCAAATACATTAACGTCGTTCCGGAAATCGAACTGCCCGGCCATGCGCTCGCGGCTCTGGCGTCTTATCCCGAGCTGGGCTGCTCGCCAATCGGGCTGGATGGACGACCGTATCAGGTAGCGACCAAATGGGGCGTGTTTGAGGATGTGTTCTGCCCAACGGAAAAGACGTTTTCGTTTCTGGAAGATGTGCTGACGGAAGTAATGAGCCTCTTTCCGGGTAAGTACATTCACATTGGCGGGGATGAATGCCCGAAGGCCGCCTGGCGAAAAAGTGCATTTTGCCAGCGACTGATCAAACAGAAAGGGCTGAAAAATGAATTCGGGTTGCAGCGCTATTTCGTGAACCGGATTGATAAGTTAGTAACGGCGAAAGGCCGACGAATTATTGGCTGGGACGAAATTCTGGAAGGCAACGGCACCTCGCTCCGGCTGTCGCCCAACGCTACCGTCATGAGCTGGCGCGGAACGAAGTACGGTCTCGAAGCGGCTCGTAAGCAGCACGACGTGATCATGACACCCGGTCAGTACTGCTATTTCGACCATTTTCAGGGCGATCCGGCTACACAGCCAACGGGTTTTGGCGGGTCGCTGCCGCTGTCGATGGTGTATTCGTATAACCCAACGCCCGCGAGTTTGTCGCCCGCCGACGCGGCACATATTCTGGGGGTTCAGGCCAACCTCTGGACGGAGTACATCGACACCCCTGACCAAGCCGATTACATGCTCTGGCCCCGCGCAGCCGCCCTGGCCGAAATTGCCTGGAGTCCACTGGAACAGAAGAACTACGAGGACTTCAGCCGCCGACTGGTAACCCACTTCGACCGGCTTGCTGCGCTGGACGTTAACGTCGCCCGGACGTTTTTTGATGCGAGACCATCCGCCAGACCAACTGCCGATGGTAAACTCTTGGTAACGGTGTCGCCGAGTAACGAGTCGTTGGTCGTTCCCGCTCCGGTCATTCGGTACACGCTGGACGGCAGTATTCCCTCGGGTGAGTCGCCCCGGTATGAGCAGCCGCTGGTGATTGATACATCCACTACGGTTCGGGTGGCGACATTTGCCGACCGGCGACCGCTGAGCGAGTTGGCGAACGTGCAATCCGAATACATCGTCTCGAAGGCAACCGGCAAGTCGTACACGCTTCTGTACGCACCAACCACTGGCCGTCCCGACCGGAATTTCAGCCTGACCGATGGCACAACCGGCAGTATGGGCGGCTACGAAGTGGCGGGTGTCGTTTCGTTTGTCAATGATTTTGGCGCGGTCCTCGACCTGGGGCAGTCGCAGTCGGTGAATAGCGTTCGAGTGGGTTTTTTGAAATACACCGCCCGTAATATCTGTCTTCCGAAAGAAGTCGAGATTGCCGTTTCTGACGATGGAGCGACGTTTACTCCGGTGCTGACGACGAAGACGAACGCAACTGAAGGCGGAAAGCGGGGCATTGTCCGGCTTCCGTTCGACTTTGCGGCAGTGACGGCCCGTTATGTTCGCATCATTGCCAGAAACGTCCGGCAGGTGCCTTCGGGATTACGTAATCCGGGCAAAACGGCCCAACTGGCGGTCGATGAGATTGAGGTATTTTGA
- a CDS encoding homoserine kinase (TIGRFAM: homoserine kinase~PFAM: GHMP kinase; GHMP kinase domain protein~KEGG: hypothetical protein ; K00872 homoserine kinase): MDSIRVFAPATVANVACGFDIFGFAVDNPGDQIVLTTSDEPGVRITDIIGDEGRLPREAARNTAGIAIQTYLRSINRTDLGLDIVLHKQMPLGSGLGSSAASAVAGVYAVNELLGRPLPTLKLLPFAMEGERIACGSAHADNVGPSLLGGFVVVRSYSPLDVIKIETPATLFCTLVHPDIEVNTKDARFILKNEVSLKNTITQMGNVAGLIAGLMTPDYSLISRSLVDVIIEPVRAILIPEFNEAKQAALDNGALGCSISGSGPSMFALSRDAQTAEKVGAAMQQAFLAVGIASEAYVSQINQQGPKVLVD; the protein is encoded by the coding sequence GTGGATTCTATTCGAGTATTTGCCCCCGCCACTGTTGCTAACGTTGCCTGTGGATTTGATATTTTTGGGTTTGCCGTCGATAATCCCGGCGACCAGATTGTACTGACAACCAGCGATGAGCCGGGTGTTCGGATTACAGACATTATCGGCGACGAAGGTCGGCTACCCCGCGAAGCAGCCCGGAATACGGCTGGTATCGCTATACAGACCTACCTTAGGAGTATAAACCGCACCGATCTCGGCCTCGATATTGTGCTGCACAAGCAGATGCCCCTCGGTAGTGGTCTGGGCTCGAGTGCAGCCAGTGCCGTAGCCGGTGTGTATGCTGTCAACGAGTTGCTTGGCCGACCGTTGCCTACGCTGAAGTTGCTGCCGTTTGCGATGGAGGGCGAACGCATTGCCTGTGGTTCGGCCCATGCCGATAATGTCGGACCTTCGCTGCTGGGCGGGTTTGTGGTTGTGCGTAGCTATAGTCCACTGGATGTGATCAAGATCGAGACACCGGCCACGCTGTTCTGTACGCTGGTTCACCCCGATATTGAGGTCAATACAAAAGACGCCCGCTTCATTCTCAAAAATGAAGTATCGCTGAAAAATACCATTACGCAGATGGGTAACGTGGCCGGTCTGATTGCCGGTTTGATGACGCCCGACTACAGTCTCATCAGCCGGTCGCTCGTCGACGTGATCATTGAGCCGGTGCGGGCCATCCTGATACCCGAGTTCAACGAAGCTAAACAGGCTGCGCTGGACAATGGGGCGCTGGGTTGCAGCATTTCCGGCTCGGGGCCGTCGATGTTTGCGTTGAGCCGCGACGCACAAACCGCCGAAAAAGTGGGCGCTGCCATGCAGCAGGCTTTTCTGGCCGTAGGTATTGCCAGTGAAGCCTACGTGTCGCAAATAAACCAGCAAGGGCCAAAAGTACTGGTTGACTAA
- a CDS encoding protein of unknown function DUF1348 (PFAM: protein of unknown function DUF1348~KEGG: xau:Xaut_1147 hypothetical protein) produces the protein MWDDVLAEKDAQVAKRLPLPPFTLETALQKVQLAEDAWNSKDPEKVSLAYTIDTEWRNRTDFINGREEVKAFLTRKWTTELDYRLKKELWGFRENRMAVRFEYEWHDADGQWYRSYGNELWEFDGNGLMKKRFASINDAPILETERRIR, from the coding sequence ATGTGGGATGACGTATTAGCTGAAAAAGACGCACAAGTCGCTAAACGGTTACCTTTACCGCCCTTTACGCTGGAAACGGCTCTGCAAAAAGTACAACTCGCAGAAGATGCCTGGAATAGTAAAGACCCCGAAAAAGTAAGTCTGGCTTATACTATTGATACAGAATGGCGCAATAGAACCGATTTTATCAACGGTCGTGAGGAGGTGAAGGCCTTTCTGACCCGTAAATGGACCACCGAACTGGATTATCGACTAAAGAAAGAACTTTGGGGCTTTCGGGAAAACCGGATGGCTGTTCGGTTCGAATACGAGTGGCATGATGCCGATGGGCAATGGTATCGCAGCTACGGTAATGAACTCTGGGAATTTGATGGAAACGGGCTCATGAAAAAACGGTTTGCCAGCATAAACGACGCGCCCATTCTGGAAACCGAACGACGTATTCGCTAA